A single window of Plasmodium reichenowi strain SY57 chromosome 12, whole genome shotgun sequence DNA harbors:
- a CDS encoding hypothetical protein (conserved Plasmodium protein, unknown function), producing MIRLIEKNLRRKSLLKRGVQTYICKDQEKISSNYEELEFLDNNIKHNLYKLKCIEQKKIKSDRIVYKKILKDLLKEKHNLDSNELVEFLYIVIYNDLYYLDISCNFFSYFYNNYIFSKKYFNNVNVNDIIHVIYSFYLFQNYHFFISKNNFCDLDKTQEILDNEENKKVGHILSHMKIKNLEGQLNKKNNNNNINNNIYAYDDHLYGDVLNNSPLYQKNEENNYSFINKKKYTQYYNNNTHSCFHIYNYYSSFIHHNIDYINKNHLIKLLLVLSQCINNQNISYHLNKQKYENNQSIEKDIKTNIKNPFEHIQKNIFTLIEKFIEKIDLKKDIKKSYTPERINQKEWEKKKKRYINLIDGSFKNYIYIDNHLNNNKLVCLFFYVLSNIFYPISPSRFFFSLPCKENIAKSHNFTANNNNNNNNNSNNNNNVMTHQMDNVNMLLSYSNNKCDDIKEPRVYNENTNDNILVEHNGHLGIIQMFKNHYNNIEEMSNEFYKNTDKTKSSIENFIIYKNNVLKSIKKYVFLDAIYNLDVHYKLMFFKSIYTLNFYNLPFLKHIYSIQSYVQYNNLDNLDFYDNMDFLNTPSVYIEINQSDEKGQGPKLGRVKKKSDNIRIRKENKNCNNTGDHYQDTINDNVKNYYEKTLKNKLIELSKEGDIFNNAYVKLLNNIENSIKNNSIEQNINTLQYMYLMRFVDNHFIILLISKLCNTSDKLKNEHKKKMNAIMMSLCIYLSSHIDSNILWFNDTEKNLPINVFNHIYYNNKIYLSHLKKLNDFILLLYNKQIFKRKRKELLSWTNYKCI from the coding sequence atgataagactcatagaaaaaaatttgagGAGAAAGTCCCTTTTAAAAAGAGGGGtacaaacatatatatgtaaagaTCAAGAAAAGATAAGTAGTAATTATGAGGAATTAGAATTtttagataataatataaaacacaatttatataaattaaaatgcATAGAAcagaagaaaataaaaagtgATCGTATagtttataaaaaaatattaaaagatttattaaaagaaaaacacAATTTAGATTCCAATGAATTAGTagaatttttatatattgttatatataatgatttatattatctagATATATcatgtaattttttttcctatttttataataattatatattttcaaaaaaatattttaacaaTGTAAATGTAAACGATATAATTCATGTGATctattcattttatttatttcaaaactatcatttttttatatcaaaaaataatttttgtgACTTGGACAAAACACAGGAGATATTagataatgaagaaaataaaaaagtgggtcatatattatctcatatgaaaataaaaaatttggaaggacaattaaataaaaagaacaataataataatattaataataatatatatgcttATGATGATCATCTTTATGGTGATGTTCTAAATAATTCGCCTTTGTATCagaaaaatgaagaaaataattattcttttataaataaaaaaaaatatacacaatattacaataataatacacaCAGCTgttttcatatttataattattattcttcttttattcatcataatatagattacataaataaaaatcatttgataaaattattattagtcTTATCACAATGTATCAACaatcaaaatataagtTATCATCTgaataaacaaaaatatgaaaataatcaaagtatagaaaaagatataaaaacaaatataaagaatCCATTTGAAcatattcaaaaaaatatatttaccttaatagaaaaatttattgaaaaaattgacttaaaaaaagacataaaaaaatcatatacACCTGAAAGGATTAATCAAAAAGAatgggaaaaaaaaaaaaaaagatatattaatttgATTGATGGctcttttaaaaattatatatatatagataatcatttgaataataataaattagtttgtctctttttttatgttttatcaaatatattttatccAATTTCGCCGAGTcgattttttttttcattacCTTGTAAAGAAAACATAGCCAAATCGCACAATTTTACAgcaaataataataataataataataacaatagtaataataataataatgtgaTGACGCATCAAATGgataatgtaaatatgCTATTATCTTATTCAAATAACAAATGCGATGATATAAAGGAGCCACGTGTATATAACGAGAATACAAACGATAATATTTTAGTTGAACACAATGGACACCTTGGTATTATTCAAATGTTTAaaaatcattataataacatagAAGAGATGTCTAATGaattttacaaaaatactgataaaacaaaatcaagtatagaaaattttattatatataaaaataatgtactaaaaagtattaaaaaatatgtatttctAGATgctatatataatttagacgtacattataaattaatgtTCTTCAAATCTATATATACcttaaatttttataatttacctttcttaaaacatatatattccaTTCAATCCTATGTACAGTATAATAATCTTGATAATTTGGACTTTTATGATAACATGGATTTTCTTAATACTCCAAGTGTTTACATAGAGATTAATCAAAGTGATGAAAAAGGACAAGGTCCTAAACTAGGCAGggttaaaaaaaaaagtgataatattagaattagaaaagaaaataagaATTGTAATAATACAGGTGACCATTACCAAGATACCATAAATGATAATgtgaaaaattattatgaaaaaacattaaaaaataaattaattgAACTTTCGAAAGAGGGAGATATTTTCAATAATGCTTATGTAAAATTATTGAATAATATTGAGAAtagtataaaaaataattccatagaacaaaatataaatactcttcaatatatgtatttgATGAGATTTGTAGATAAccattttataattttattgaTCTCTAAATTGTGTAATACTTCtgataaattaaaaaatgaacataaaaaaaaaatgaatgcTATAATGATGtcattatgtatatatttgtcTTCTCACATAGATTCGAATATCTTGTGGTTCAATGACACGGAAAAGAATTTACCTATTAACGTTtttaatcatatatattataataacaaaatatatttaagcCATTTAAAAAAGTTGAATGATTTTATCCTCCttctatataataaacaaattttcaaaagaaaaaggaaagAGTTGCTATCATGGACAAACTATAAATGCATATAG
- a CDS encoding NIMA related kinase 1, with amino-acid sequence MPSKYDDGESRLNEYEVIKKIGNGRFGEVFLVKHKRTQEFFCWKAISYRGLKEREKSQLVIEVNVMRELKHKNIVRYIDRFLNKANQKLYILMEFCDAGDLSRNIQKCYKMFGKIEEHAIIDITRQLLHALAYCHNLKDGPNGERVLHRDLKPQNIFLSTGIRHIGKISSQANNLNSRPIAKIGDFGLSKNIGIESMAHSCVGTPYYWSPELLLHETKSYDDKSDMWALGCIIYELCSGKTPFHKANNFAQLISELKRGPELPIKGKSKELNLLIKNLLNLSAKERPSALQCLGYQIIKNVSVPILSKKEHGTELTNIDSCTSNMDNKHNYAHPNDVLINKRNNERERSSSCLSRQSVITAISKDNVKYHPPDGTNNSHLINNGKYTNNSRVGVAHADGPTKMYHIETDRFNEKEKMKREIYERERSQRKAFEMKLLEKKRLEREKKERVEREKKGKMERIERERMQRLERERLERLEKERLDRLEKERLDRLEKDRLDRLEKDRLDRLEKERLDRLEKDRLDRLEKDRLDRLEKDRLDRLEKERLDRLEKERLDRFEKERLDRLGKERFERMDRLERDKLPRYEREQYYHNDNCTTPTTSCSASNNNKRDSMENERSSSKNQGNYKSFSRMKETYDPVNNMKTYMCRNRKGNYPYDEHNMDKDEINSLLKKKSINTISNKNTQSYSNSSTHINNNYSVVNCHGAYNNHNTLSQYSNTSVENGKYKYENKYQGNIRNTSKDVYNENMDSAYRSPKYEKGYDDNKSVNNKKMNSNNMGNMNNNHNNNNNNNNNNNSNNNSNNNNNNNNNNNSNNSNSNYMNNNHHTNNNNSCTSNRISNMYFNDSSRRSVSAMPNVNNVSRRKSSVYLCDDNMYNQNNVEESRNFKNLEKDREYLLEKRKMLLEKEKGIYDRMKHTSNNNNMSNMNNMNNMSNMNNMSNMNNMSNMNNMNNMSNMNNMNNIKNNYSNQNNISNNNYTYMAMQKYESSEYNRRNRSMSACINDEENKNSYNVKNEQIVEDKGYALRSRNVYTLKNLVHKKDADIYDRGLYTCR; translated from the exons ATGCCAAGTAAATATGATGATGGAGAAAGTCGTTTAAACGAATATGaagttataaaaaaaattgggAATGGTAGATTTGGAGAAGTATTTTTAGTAAAACATAAACGAACCCAAGAGTTTTTTTGTTGGAAAGCTATATCATATAGAGGTTTAAAAGAAAGAGAGAAATCACAATTAGTTATAGAAGTAAATGTAATGAGAGaattaaaacataaaaatattgttcGATATATAGATAGGTTTTTAAATAAAGCTAATcagaaattatatattttaatggAATTTTGTGATGCAGGTGATTTATCTCgaaatattcaaaaatgttataaaatGTTTGGTAAAATAGAAGAACATGCAATTATAGATATTACTAGACAATTATTACATGCTTTAGCATACTGTcataatttaaaagatgGACCTAATGGTGAAAGAGTATTACATCGTGATTTAAAACcacaaaatatatttttatctacAGGTATAAGACATATAGGTAAAATAAGTTCACAAGctaataatttaaatagTAGGCCTATAGCTAAAATTGGAGATTTTGGATtaagtaaaaatataggTATAGAAAGTATGGCTCATTCTTGTGTGGGCACACCATACTATTGGTCTCctgaattattattacacGAGACAAAAAgttatgatgataaaagTGACATGTGGGCTCTTGgttgtataatatatgaattatgTTCAGGAAAAACTCCTTTTCATAAAGCAAATAATTTTGCACAATTAATTTCAGAATTAAAGCGAGGACCTGAATTACcaataaaaggaaaatcaaaagaattaaatttacttattaaaaatttattaaatttatcaGCTAAAGAAAGACCTAGTGCTTTACAGTGTTTGGGATATCAAATCATTAAAAATGTCTCCGTACCTATTTTATCTAAAAAAGAACATGGTACAGAATTAACTAATATAGATTCTTGTACTTCAAATATGGATAACAAACATAATTATGCTCATCCGAATGatgtattaataaataaaagaaataatgaAAGGGAGAGAAGTTCAAGTTGTTTAAGCAGACAAAGTGTGATTACTGCTATATCTAAAGATAACGTCAAATATCACCCTCCTGATGGTACAAATAATTCTCATTTAATTAACAATGGgaaatatacaaataatagTAGAGTGGGAGTAGCACACGCGGATGGACCAACAAAAATGTATCATATAGAAACAGATCGTTTCaatgaaaaggaaaagaTGAAGAGGGAAATATACGAAAGGGAGAGGAGTCAGAGAAAGGCTTTTGAAATGAAGTTACTGGAAAAGAAGCGATTGGAGAGGGAAAAGAAAGAACGAGTGGAGAGAGAAAAGAAGGGGAAAATGGAAAGGATAGAAAGGGAACGCATGCAAAGATTAGAGAGGGAAAGATTAGAAAGGTTAGAAAAGGAAAGGTTGGATAGATTAGAAAAGGAAAGATTGGATAGGTTAGAAAAGGATCGATTGGATAGGTTAGAAAAGGATCGATTGGATAGGTTAGAAAAGGAACGATTGGATAGGTTGGAAAAGGATCGATTGGATAGGTTAGAAAAGGATCGATTGGATAGGTTAGAAAAGGATCGATTGGATAGGCTAGAAAAGGAACGGTTAGATAGGCTAGAAAAGGAACGGTTAGATAGGTTCGAAAAAGAAAGATTAGACAGATTAGGCAAAGAAAGATTCGAAAGAATGGATAGACTTGAAAGAGATAAATTACCAAGATATGAAAGAGAGCAATATTACCATAATGACAACTGTACAACACCAACAACTAGTTGTAGCGcttcaaataataataagagAGATTCTATGGAAAATGAGAGGAGTTCATCAAAGAATCAAGGAAATTATAAATCATTTTCTAGAATGAAAGAAACATATGATCCtgtgaataatatgaaaacTTATATGTGTAGAAATAGGAAAGGGAATTATCCTTATGATGAACATAATATGGATAAGGATGAAATAAATAGCTTACTAAAAAAGAAATCTATAAATACGATTTCTAATAAGAACACGCAAAGTTATAGTAACAGCAgtacacatataaataataattatagtGTAGTGAATTGTCATGGTGCTTACAACAATCATAATACGTTAAGTCAATATAGTAATACTTCAGTAGAGAATGGAaagtataaatatgaaaataagTATCAAGGGAATATAAGGAATACTTCTAAAGATGTgtataatgaaaatatggATTCTGCCTATAGAAGTCCTAAGTATGAAAAGGGTTATGATGATAACAAAAGTGTGAATAATAAGAAGATGAACAGTAATAATATGGgaaatatgaataataatcataataataataataataataataataataataatagtaataataatagtaataataataataataataataataataataatagtaataatagtaatagtaattatatgaataataatcaccatacaaataataataatagttgCACAAGCAATAGAATATCTAACATGTACTTTAATGATAGCTCCAGAAGAAGTGTGAGTGCTATGCCTAATGTAAACAATGTGAGCAGAAGGAAATCGAGTGTGTATTTATGTGATGACAATATGTACAATCAAAATAATGTGGAGGAAAGTCgaaattttaaaaatctAGAAAAGGATAGAGAATATTTATtggaaaaaagaaaaatgcTTCTTGAAAAGGAAAAAGGCATATATGACAGGATGAAGCACACGagcaataataataatatgagtaatatgaataatatgaataatatgagtaatatgaataacatgagtaatatgaataacatgagtaatatgaataatatgaataacatgagtaatatgaataatatgaataatataaaaaataattattccaatcaaaataatattagtaataataattataccTATATGGCGATGCAAAAATATGAGAG TAGCGAATATAACAGGCGCAATAGAAGCATGTCCGCATGCATAAATGATGAGGAGAACAAAAATTCGTATAACGTGAAAAATGAACAGATCGTTGAGGACAAGGGATATGCCTTAAGAAGTAGAAATGTTTAtactttaaaaaatttggTACATAAAAAGGATGCAGATATATATGACAGGGGTTTATATACCTGCAGatga
- a CDS encoding hypothetical protein (conserved Plasmodium protein, unknown function) yields the protein MKDICNYPIGQEVILDKLIYEKRFLKNKNKQNKIKNVDQLNYYLNNKFNYFLGHTNFMKKIFKKKKKLLKDDERDKHKCRSRSTEEIIINKKICGKRKNVLSEYDKKKRLHKEKNVENDDTKKKYSKIKIEGNTCDIKNEQDVMIKKQSFNGSINNCNVDIYKKEINNVVQVKREKSSEEQLQIKYKNDIKGDNTSDHICKDEREQEREQEREQGREREHEREHEREHEREHEHEHEREHEREHNHQHNHQHYLEHNHQHNVEHNHQHNVEHSNNHKRSNNNYPGNYYYCDETSSVLSEEDEKLHSFSPLSNNSDLSNVSNMSPDMLCFEKQFKYIYDIYKQNDKNVFLFYNPPVCKCVNKNLKEQYFQKLNDKYPCLFNCSYYLDSMKTIKYDCTKKRDNINDKNIINNRKDEKNSNQVLSNIEDKHAPAGHHNINNNYEQNIQVQKKIDIHCEQENINVSMNYGEVASYAVEIKMYAKAFFELYFMEKYKRNEGVIKVKYDDNKKNIYDDDNKKNIYDDDNKKNIYDDDNKKNIYNDDVKESYVKNINDNIDICKNNKKNKKEKKLCLSFLSSSSEEEALKSYFDKCLYKIIKRRTRTCDNNLCCGLLYIPYSYIVVLLNRKIENLTYACTYLRIPSDTDIYYNNKKNVITLCTKNSQHEFFCYYCLKQNNYVKNIIIYDVYYEGFIPFFRPILNLKNKKNQDKIQNFITYNKNINLSIVFFLTNPREKMERSKKDCNMRDGYTSNNEKGNIACNKKHENNEEDHMKDNTYGVFLNSNNVEDIKKMRLKICKIFNINHRNNLNNNMSTSKRHMSHDINPEDNIEKYFSNLCSGIEVINNMNIKMVVDKIMKIINKNDSVCNKKCIYHEYNKNRMKYKDIQIYLCEEINSFSFDRRPLVVKKREVHLSSYVHFHKIINNIYEQKNCRQLLGLINEQLDNNIFNKAYMKDKILQVALHNNMFDYGSSLNKDNKDVYSDHCNNNNNKIYCSLNENKFEENNQNVLNSLDRKKDNHVNHGMVDDTNLSNINTCHKNNDSNDNNKDNNNNNKDNNNNNNDNNNNNNNDNNNNNNDNNNNNNDNNNNSCDNNSGTHTEEKENIKKCRDNIFNDTFFIFNENSDLYTNEEYKKNRIDSINNKNNINEYIKNKMMKYTSNNYLSNKISTNILQNLFNIYVCSYLMKKNNYNISHIEKKKKKKKFKN from the coding sequence ATGAAAGACATTTGTAACTATCCCATAGGACAAGAAGTTATATTAGATAAActaatatatgaaaaaagatttttaaaaaataaaaacaagcaaaataaaataaaaaatgtagatcaattgaattattatttgaataataaatttaacTATTTCTTGGGTCATACcaattttatgaaaaagatatttaaaaagaaaaagaagtTGTTAAAAGATGATGAGAGAGATAAACATAAGTGTAGAAGTAGAAGTACAGAGGAGATAATAATcaataagaaaatatgtggtaaaagaaaaaatgtattatcTGAATATGACAAGAAAAAGAGACTtcataaagaaaaaaatgttgaaaatgatgatactaaaaaaaaatatagtaAAATAAAGATAGAAGGAAATACTTgtgatataaaaaatgaacagGATGTTATGATTAAAAAACAGTCTTTTAATGGTTCAATTAATAATTGTAATgtggatatatataaaaaagaaataaataatgttgTCCAGGTTAAAAGAGAGAAATCGAGCGAAGAGCaattacaaataaaatataagaatgATATAAAAGGTGATAATACAAGTGATCATATATGTAAAGATGAACGTGAACAAGAACGTGAACAAGAACGTGAACAAGGACGTGAACGTGAACATGAACGTGAACATGAACGTGAACACGAACGTGAACATGAACATGAACATGAACGTGAACACGAACGTGAACATAATCATCAACATAATCATCAACATTATCTTGAACATAATCATCAACATAATGTTGAACATAATCATCAACATAATGTTGAACATAGTAATAATCACAAAcgtagtaataataattatcctggtaattattattattgtgaCGAGACATCATCTGTATTATCTGAAGAAGATGAAAAACTTCATTCGTTCAGTCCCTTATCCAACAATTCAGATTTAAGCAACGTATCTAATATGTCTCCTGATATGCTGTGTTTTGAAAAacaatttaaatatatatatgatatttataaacaaaatgaCAAAAATGTTTTTCTCTTTTATAATCCTCCTGTATGTAAATGCGTAAACAAAAATTTAAAGGAAcaatattttcaaaaacTGAATGATAAATATCCATGTCTTTTTAACTGttcttattatttagaTTCTATgaaaacaataaaatatgattgTACGAAAAAAAGGGacaatattaatgataagaatattattaataatcggaaggatgaaaaaaatagtaATCAAGTATTAAGTAATATAGAAGATAAACATGCACCTGCAGGTCATCACAACATAAACAATAACtatgaacaaaatatacaaGTACAAAAGAAGATAGATATTCATTGTGAacaagaaaatataaacgTGTCTATGAATTATGGAGAAGTTGCTTCATACGCAgtagaaataaaaatgtacGCTAAGGctttttttgaattatactttatggaaaaatataaaagaaatgaagGTGTTATAAAAGTTAAgtatgatgataataagaaaaatatttatgatgatgataataagaaaaatatttatgatgatgataataagaaaaatatttatgatgatgataataagaaaaatatttataatgatgatgtTAAAGAAAGCTAtgtgaaaaatattaatgacaatattgatatatgtaaaaataataagaagaataaaaaagagAAGAAACTATGTTTATCCTTCTTGTCATCATCATCAGAAGAAGAAGCTTTAAAAAGCTATTTTGATAAATGtttatacaaaataataaaaagacGAACGAGAACttgtgataataatttatgttgtggtttattatatattccatATAGTTATATTGttgtattattaaataGAAAGATAGAGAACTTAACATATGCATGTACTTATTTGAGAATTCCTTCAGATAcagatatatattataataataaaaagaatgtAATAACATTATGTACAAAAAATTCACAACATGagtttttttgttattattgtttaaaacaaaataattatgttaaaaatattataatatatgatgtGTATTATGAAGGATTCATTCCTTTTTTTAGACCAATACTTaatttaaagaataaaaaaaatcaagACAAAATACAAAACTTTATTacttataataaaaatataaatttatctattgttttttttttaacaaatCCAAGAGAGAAAATGGAAAGATCCAAAAAGGATTGCAACATGCGGGATGGTTATACTTCGAATAatgaaaaaggaaatatagCATGTAACAAAAAacatgaaaataatgaagagGACCATATGAAAGATAATACCTATGGTGTTTTCCTTAATAGTAACAATGttgaagatataaaaaaaatgaggCTTAAGatttgtaaaatatttaatattaatcaTCGTAATAACTTAAATAACAATATGAGTACTTCAAAGAGACATATGTCACATGACATTAACCCAGAGGATAATATTgagaaatatttttcaaatcTTTGTAGTGGTATAGAggtaataaataatatgaatataaaaatggttgtagataaaattatgaagataataaataaaaatgatagTGTTTGTAATAAGAAGTGTATATATCATGagtataataaaaatcgtatgaaatataaggatatacaaatatatttatgtgaAGAAATTAATTCTTTTAGTTTTGATCGTCGTCCTTTAGTAGTTAAAAAAAGGGAAGTTCATTTATCATCTTATGTAcattttcataaaattattaacaatatatatgaacaaaagAATTGTCGTCAGCTGTTAGGAttaataaatgaacaactggataataatatttttaataaagcatatatgaaagataaaatattacaagTAGCTCtccataataatatgtttgATTATGGTAGTTCTTTgaataaagataataagGATGTTTATTCTGATcattgtaataataataataataaaatatattgttcGTTAAACGAAAACAAATTTGAAGAGAATAATCaaaatgtattaaattCTTTAGATAGGAAAAAGGATAATCATGTTAATCATGGTATGGTAGACGATACAAATTTGAGCAATATTAATACTTgtcataaaaataatgatagtaatgataataataaggacaataataataataataaggacaataataataacaataatgacaataataataataataataatgacaataataataacaataatgacaataataataacaataatgacaataataataatagttgTGATAATAATTCGGGGACTCATAcagaagaaaaagaaaatataaaaaaatgtagagataatatattcaatgacaccttttttatttttaacgAAAATTCAGATTTATACACAAAcgaagaatataaaaagaatagAATAGatagtataaataataaaaacaatataaatgaatatataaaaaataaaatgatgaaatatACAAGTAACAATTATTtaagtaataaaatatctaCAAATATTTTGCAGAActtatttaatatatatgtatgttcatatttaatgaaaaaaaataattataatatatctcatatagaaaaaaaaaaaaaaaaaaaaaaatttaaaaattt
- a CDS encoding RNA pseudouridylate synthase, putative, whose amino-acid sequence MFPSVQLKKTILLRLSKILSLSSVTSRNKAQELIKNGDIKVNNQVINQNVFIDVNSKIQVKDKPIQVDICTKLWGIYKPKHIFCNTEKDYTYEEKIHFNKMIEEKKLLDTHNNNNNNNNNLLCVNKNNLNKEENYKILSSSNKMKHINRDNNLLNVNSNKYNYLVEKGQNNKDRNFFLSELPKERSTCKHTNIITYNKLNMNIYDYIKKQNMLYEKKNHITNYIPEHLIIINSLNSGSEGLLLLTNDGDFAKKLKDIQNNILTTYLIKVQEDLCIDKIKLLRKGCIINNQHIYPVNIEIIKSKHTSKWIKFTYVEKSHNYLLYLFSKYNITIRKCKRFSFGPYKYTDINTQFLMPLKIHSTINHFITTHNSKLILSHPKGNITKQQNQNKFLYINDYLKNSILHDSQDITKSN is encoded by the exons ATGTTTCCATCTGTtcaattaaaaaaaac AATATTATTGCGACTCTCCAAAATTTTATCCCTCTCATCAGTAACATCGAGAAATAAAGCTCAagaattaattaaaaatggAGACATAAAG GTTAATAACCAAGTTATTAATCAAAACGTTTTTATAGATGTAAATTCCAAAATTCAGGTTAAAGATAAACCCATCCAAGTAGATATCTGTACAAAATTATGGGGGATATACAAACCCAAACacattttttgtaataCGGAGAAGGATTATActtatgaagaaaaaatacatttCAATAAAATGATAGAGGAAAAGAAATTGTTAGATACAcataacaataataataataataataataatctcTTATGTgtaaataagaataatttgaataaagaagaaaattaCAAAATTCTGTCGTCGTCtaataaaatgaaacatataaatagagataataatttattaaatgttaatagtaataaatataattatttagTAGAAAAGGgacaaaataataaagacagaaatttttttttatccgAATTACCAAAAGAACGATCTACTTGTAAacatacaaatattattacatataacaaattaaatatgaatatatatgattatattaaaaaacaaaatatgttatatgaaaaaaaaaatcatataacaaattatattcctgaacatttaataattattaatagtTTAAATTCAGGTAGTGAAggtttattattattaaccAATGATGGTGATTTTgcaaaaaaattaaaagatatacaaaataatattttaacaacatatttaataaaagtaCAAGAGGATTTATGTatagataaaataaaattattacgTAAAGGttgtattataaataatcaaCATATATATCCTGTTAATATAGAAATCATTAAATCTAAACATACTTCTAAATGGATTAAATTTACATATGTAGAAAAATCACATAATTATTTACTATACttattttctaaatataatataaccATAAGAAAATGTAAAAGATTTTCTTTTGGTccttataaatatacagATATAAATACACAATTCTTAATGCCACTCAAAATACATTCGACTATTAATCATTTCATAACAACACATAATTCAAAACTAATATTATCCCATCCTAAAGGAAATATAACAAAACAACAAAATCAAaacaaatttttatatataaatgactatttaaaaaattcaatTCTTCACGACTCGCAAGATATTACAAAGTCAAATTAA